A region of Antedon mediterranea chromosome 8, ecAntMedi1.1, whole genome shotgun sequence DNA encodes the following proteins:
- the LOC140057027 gene encoding protein amalgam-like, whose protein sequence is MTTQHLMFIALVATAVHVTNSQINTLPKVSVQNSNVTLGEDANIKCYYTLSDTTRTLYSVQWLNSTSAGDELNILVNTLISNPNSRYQVDITIETPQTGVATLTIINIDLPDDGYYQCRIVDSSGETGEDYGKLDVNLNAQPTSVTVMVPDTVKVAEDAIISCIYTLVTADSLLQLVWTKADQDGQQVGDTLLATGQTTNGRYRLSNDNDLIITNVKVNDTSNYLCKITTTKENSANDHASLTVQYLNNPVLEPQELSVMVNETAMFTCSSLDGVPTPITVTWCKGDVILNTADTDKYSYSDSALIINKVNVSDEGDYQCRAENAAYRGMQGKLSNTASLKLDCKYTHIPLSLTSFLDEKRTTTAAAAVLLLPPLLLLLCYCC, encoded by the exons ATGACCACACAACATCTCATGTTCATCGCTTTGGTTGCTACAGCAGTGCACG TTACAAACAGTCAAATAAATACCCTTCCAAAAGTCAGTGTACAGAATAGCAATGTAACATTAGGTGAAGATGCTAATATCAAGTGTTACTACACACTCAGTGATACAACAAGAACACTTTATAGTGTTCAATGGTTGAATAGCACTTCAGCAGGAGATGAGTTGAATATCCTCGTTAATACTCTGATATCTAATCCAAATAGTAGATATCAAGTTGATATCACAATAGAAACTCCTCAAACTGGTGTGGCTACTCTCACCATTATAAACATAGACCTACCTGATGACGGGTATTATCAGTGTAGAATTGTGGATTCATCTGGCGAAACTGGTGAAGATTATGGAAAACTTGATGTCAATC TTAATGCACAACCTACATCGGTGACGGTCATGGTTCCTGATACAGTAAAGGTTGCTGAAGATGCAATAATATCGTGTATTTATACACTTGTTACAGCAGATTCATTGTTACAACTGGTTTGGACAAAAGCTGACCAAGATGGTCAACAAGTAGGGGACACTCTATTGGCTACAGGACAGACAACTAATGGTCGTTATAGGTTATCTAATGATAACGATCTTATCATTACCAATGTTAAAGTAAATGATACTAGCAACTATCTCTGTAAAATCACTACGACTAAAGAGAATTCCGCTAATGACCATGCCTCACTTACGGTACAAT ATCTAAACAACCCTGTTTTGGAGCCTCAAGAACTGTCTGTGATGGTAAATGAAACAGCAATGTTTACGTGTTCTTCACTTGATGGTGTACCAACCCCCATTACCGTCACATGGTGTAAAGGTGACGTCATACTTAATACGGCTGATACAGACAAATATTCATATTCTGATTCagcattaattattaataaagtaaatgtATCAGATGAAGGAGATTACCAGTGTAGAGCAGAGAATGCTGCTTATCGTGGAATGCAAGGGAAACTTAGCAACACTGCTTCACTCAAACTAGACTGTAAGTACACACACATTCCATTATCTTTAACATCATTCTTAGATGAAAAACGTACTactactgctgctgctgctgtgcTACTGCTGCCAccgctgctgctgctgctgtgcTACTGCTGCTAA